From a single Dehalococcoidia bacterium genomic region:
- a CDS encoding isoprenylcysteine carboxylmethyltransferase family protein, which translates to MSIMTRREKIIAYAIVMAMQVSFAASMILFMVFLFGGSLEIVDLNLNETALIAFNAFLALVFFAHHSIMLHKSSRKWLSRFVSLYYQVSLFTVTSAFLLILLVILWQPSEHFIFEVSSGLRWVFRAFYFLAIGLMMWTMATLKDDLAAADPIMTRLRGLCTDRKPFIVAGPYRWIRHPFYFAMLVSIWSFPDLTADRLLFDVLATVWIVLGTKLEERDMVSDIGEPYRVYRQKVPMLIPYHIRPIAG; encoded by the coding sequence ATGTCGATAATGACCAGGCGTGAGAAGATCATCGCTTACGCGATCGTCATGGCAATGCAAGTCTCCTTTGCGGCATCGATGATCCTGTTCATGGTATTCCTCTTTGGCGGTTCCCTGGAAATCGTGGACCTGAATCTCAATGAAACCGCGTTGATCGCCTTCAATGCTTTTCTCGCTCTGGTGTTTTTCGCTCATCACAGCATCATGCTTCACAAGTCCTCCCGAAAATGGCTGTCCAGATTCGTCTCGCTCTACTATCAGGTTTCTCTGTTCACAGTGACCTCGGCATTTCTCCTGATATTGCTGGTCATCCTGTGGCAGCCATCGGAGCACTTTATTTTCGAGGTCAGCAGTGGTTTGCGCTGGGTGTTTCGCGCCTTCTATTTTCTGGCTATCGGTCTGATGATGTGGACCATGGCGACCTTAAAAGATGACCTGGCCGCCGCAGATCCGATAATGACTCGCTTGCGTGGCCTCTGTACTGATAGGAAACCCTTCATCGTGGCTGGTCCGTACCGCTGGATTCGACACCCGTTCTATTTTGCCATGCTGGTATCGATCTGGTCGTTCCCGGATTTGACGGCCGATCGTCTTCTGTTTGATGTGCTGGCGACGGTCTGGATTGTATTGGGAACCAAGCTTGAGGAACGCGATATGGTGTCCGATATCGGTGAACCCTATCGAGTGTATCGGCAGAAAGTGCCTATGCTGATCCCATATCATATCCGGCCGATTGCCGGATGA